The window gaaaagttGAAAAACtacaaaaagctatttttcaaacttttcactcaaatcactcataaAACTTCAGAAACAACATAAACTGAATTTTAtgttcaaacacaactctaaatttcaaataccattttcacttgaaatttttttttttaccattttttgggattttacaatttttatgtccaaacgcttactaaattagaatattgtggttttttttggttaaaatattgtattctttattagaaTATTTTGGTTTGAATTATATATTCTTCATTACACTATTGtaattttggtatatttggtttggataatgtattttaaattagaatattgtggtaTGTTCGATTTGAATACTACATTTAAAATTAGAATATTGCGGTATGTTCGATTTTAAATATTGTATTCTAAATCAGAATATTGTGAAATGTTCGATTTCACTATTGTATTCTAAATTAGAATATTGTAGTTTGtttgatttgaatattgtatttttCATTAGGATGGTATAATGTATTGGTTTGAATAGtatattttagtattttattttagtttagaTATTGTATTCCAAGTTAGAACATTTTTACCTTATTATAGTTTTGCTTTTAATTTAGATGGGAGAGAGGGTATAATCTCAATTCCTTAAAACGTGGGATGATGGAGTGCTTTAAAGGATTTATTAAGTGGGAGTGAGAGATAATTTAGTTCCTTAAAAGGTGAGATTTGTTTAATGTTATATAAtgatattaaagatttaaaaaGTAAATAGAGTTTTATAAAGTATGTATACAaggtaaaataaatattttaaatatatataaagttgACTAATGTTTCAAATGGGTATGCCGCATAGATTTCTTAATTATATGTTTTCAACACGCTCCTTTATGTGTGGGCCTAACTTTTTTTTACGGGTCAAAGCACGTGTTATTTTTCTGCTAATGAGTAGTGGTGCGACTCCAATCTACGACTTTTATCTTCTCTAATACCATGTTACGTTGATTAATGTGTCTAACTGTTTTATCCAAAATTTAAGATATTATAGAgagcaacacttttatttatataattatattttaattaGCTTAGCTtctcttattcatttttattattatttggagGAGAGCTTTTGTATATATGTTCTTTGGAGACCGCTATCTTTCTTCGGGATATGGTAAGACTTACGGGATATATCGACATCTAAGAGCAATGTTAAAGAGCCACAAGTTTGTTACTCTATTGACTATTGGCGTAGCTCTTCTTCTTCGTCCAATATTTTATCTATAACGTACAGTTTCAATAGTGCAGGTTCTATGAACCTAATAATTAGGGCAAATGACAATTTATGTTACCgtgttctaaattaataatttatatataatttaataaatattttaagataaatataaaatttggacaaaaattaCTAGGTTGGACCGAACCCATCAGACCTatgctagctccgcccctgatTCTAGCTACTTACATGCATTCATCGATCGTGTAATTTAAATGAGCTCATTacgtaaaaataaatttttacgCAACAGTGAGTAAAAGTTATATGGAATACTTATACACCTCAAACTTAATTAGAACAATAACATTCACAGTAGGAATGGCAATCATGTGATAGTCCCTTTTACGTTTTTTCAACCTAGCTAGGAGTATTTCATCCACTCCTCAAAGCCACCATGCGAATTACATGAACAAAAACAAATAGAAGCTACCTTTAAAAAATTGTTACGTATACGGAGAACAATCATCTCAGCAACATACCAATACTTGAATAATGTTTTAATGCAAAAAAAATTGATAATTGAACAGACATTTCGCAGAAAAACTCAACTTTAGCAATGAAAAATGCTTACTTGAACTTTGTGCTTTTTTTCACCTTATGGTGGCTCACAAATGCAAGTGTTGAACTGCACAAGAAGAAGAATCACGGCTCAAATCCTATGCTGAAGAGGTACCAAGATTGGCTACAACGACATAGTCGAAAATATGGAAGTAAAGATGAATGGAATATGCGATTTGGGATTTATCAATCCAATGTTCAATTTATTGACTTCTTCAATTCCCTCAACCTTTCTTACAACCTCACTGACAATGCTTTTGCAGACATGACAAACTTGGAGTTTAAATCTAAGTATTCAGGTTACAAGAAACATACACATAATTCTAAGAAAGCAGCACCAAATATCACGTGCGCCGGCTCTAAATTGCCAGTTAGTCTCGACTGGAGAAAGAGTGGAGTTGTCACACGAGTCAAGGATCAAAAGAATTGTGGTATGTTACAAGCCTTTAATTTCTCTTCTCCTTTTTACCAACTCTTTGTTCTAGTTTAGATCTCACATAAGATAATATTAGATTATTTCCTATTAATGTTTTAGTTAAATTCTACACATTTATGGTACCAAAAATATCTATACTACAATTAGATTACTTACAAGATCGTTGCATTAGGTACCACTCAAGATATCGAAGGCCCCAATGTTGCTActatttagatataataaaactATGTAATACATACAATTATAGTTTTAAattgtacatttttatttttgaaatttgattGAGGTTATTCAAATAAGAGAACAAATTATAGTAAGTTCTATCTCTTACCACTTAATGCATTTATTATCTCCCTATTGGTTATTTGATTTTTTCTCCTCTAcatagattcttttttttttttttttcaaaacgatTTGCCCCAATAAGCTATATTAATGAATTGCAAATAAAATACATATGAACTATAAATATATATGATTTCCACAATTTTATTTTTCAcctaaaaaaactaaaagaatgaACTATAAACAAAAATACATATGAATTTCCATTGAATAAGTTAAGTCATCTTATTTAAATTTAGCTTTAGGCCACCAATTTTGTTGAGCCATCCGCATGATAAGGTAATTACGGGCAAATCTTTATAATAAATATCAATCAGTAacctaataaaataataattaatctGCTATAATCTATTAATCCTGTATAAAAAAAGTCATAGTGTCAATGTACATAACTAGGTCCATGTTTCCGACTGCAGGAAGTTGTTGGGCGTTCTCTGCAGTAGCAGCAGTTGAAGGCATCAACAAGATTAAAACAGGAAAATTAGTGTCACTATCAGAACAAGAACTAGTGGACTGTGATGTTAACTCAGATAACCAAGGATGTAACGGAGGATTTATGGAAAAGGCTTTTTCTTTCATTAAGAAAAACGGTGGCATTACAACTGAAAAAAATTATCCTTACGTAGGAAAAGATCAGAAATGCAACACTACCAAAGCAAAACAACACGCAGTTACAATAAGTGGCTATGAAATGGTAGCCAAAAATGAGGAATCTCTTCAAGCTGCAGTTACCAAACAACCTATATCAGTGGCTATTGATGCAAGTGGCTATGATTTTCAACTTTATGCTGGAGGGGTTTACTCTGGTTTTTGCGGAAATAGCCTAAATCATGGAGTGACACTAATTGGCTATGGTGTAGATGATGGTGAGAAATATTGGCTAGTTAAGAATTCATGGGGTACTATGTGGGGTGAAGATGGTTACATCAAAATAAAGAGGGGGTCAAATGACAAAAAGGGAATGTGTGGTATTGCTATGCAAGCTAGCTACCCTcttaaggaggaggaggagtctTGAACCATTAATTTGCAAAAGAAGCCACATGCCCTTCTAAATTAGGCCATATCAGTAATAGGTCTATTGTGGTTACATTTGTTTC is drawn from Nicotiana tabacum cultivar K326 chromosome 22, ASM71507v2, whole genome shotgun sequence and contains these coding sequences:
- the LOC107804431 gene encoding vignain-like encodes the protein MKNAYLNFVLFFTLWWLTNASVELHKKKNHGSNPMLKRYQDWLQRHSRKYGSKDEWNMRFGIYQSNVQFIDFFNSLNLSYNLTDNAFADMTNLEFKSKYSGYKKHTHNSKKAAPNITCAGSKLPVSLDWRKSGVVTRVKDQKNCGSCWAFSAVAAVEGINKIKTGKLVSLSEQELVDCDVNSDNQGCNGGFMEKAFSFIKKNGGITTEKNYPYVGKDQKCNTTKAKQHAVTISGYEMVAKNEESLQAAVTKQPISVAIDASGYDFQLYAGGVYSGFCGNSLNHGVTLIGYGVDDGEKYWLVKNSWGTMWGEDGYIKIKRGSNDKKGMCGIAMQASYPLKEEEES